From one Brachypodium distachyon strain Bd21 chromosome 4, Brachypodium_distachyon_v3.0, whole genome shotgun sequence genomic stretch:
- the LOC100833524 gene encoding flavonoid O-methyltransferase-like protein Os11g0303600 — MAAEHAPTMAVPSDAQLVQAQADLWKHSLCYMTPMALRCAVQLGVPTAIYSLGGTASLADIMAALSLPQSKAAFLARLLRLLVTAGVLGSTKPGIYHLVPVSYLLVEGISIDGEASQRAIVLAATSRHYLEAALGLADWFKKDVPLPEVPAPFEDVHGAKLFEESMADLDPESDKVFHEALAAHDHMGISLILREGRALFKGLQSLTDCCGGDGTTARAIVKAYPHLKVHVLDLPKVIERAPPSDGSVNYVAGDLFHSIPPAQAVMLKLVLHFWSDEDCIKILAQCKKAIPSRKEGGKVIIIDIVVDPSSPMLETQLIMDVLMMVCTRGRQRDENDWSTIFAKAGFSDYKIFKKLGARGIIEVYP, encoded by the exons ATGGCAGCTGAGCACGCCCCGACGATGGCAGTCCCGAGCGACGCGCAGCTGGTCCAGGCGCAGGCGGACCTGTGGAAGCATAGCCTCTGCTACATGACGCCCATGGCCCTCCGCTGCGCCGTCCAGCTCGGCGTCCCGACCGCCATCTACAGTCTCGGCGGCACGGCCTCACTGGCCGACATCATGGCCGCGCTCTCCCTGCCCCAATCCAAGGCGGCATTCCTCGCCCGCCTCCTACGCCTGCTAGTCACGGCAGGCGTCCTGGGATCCACAAAGCCCGGGATCTACCACCTGGTGCCAGTCTCGTACCTCCTAGTGGAAGGCATCAGCATCGACGGGGAAGCGAGCCAGAGGGCCATAGTCCTGGCGGCCACCTCCAGGCACTAcctggaggcggcgctggggcTGGCCGACTGGTTCAAGAAGGACGTGCCGCTGCCCGAGGTGCCGGCGCCCTTCGAGGACGTGCACGGCGCCAAGCTCTTCGAGGAGAGCATGGCGGACCTCGACCCGGAGTCTGACAAGGTGTTCCATGAGGCCCTGGCTGCCCATGATCACATGGGGATCAGCCTGATCCTCCGCGAAGGCCGGGCACTCTTCAAGGGGCTGCAGTCGCTCACTGACTGCTGTGGTGGGGACGGGACGACGGCCAGGGCCATTGTGAAGGCCTACCCGCATCTCAAGGTCCATGTTCTGGATCTCCCCAAGGTGATCGAGAGAGCCCCGCCCAGTGATGGTTCTGTAAACTACGTCGCTGGTGACCTGTTCCATTCGATCCCACCTGCTCAAGCCGTGATGCTCAAG CTTGTTCTGCACTTCTGGAGCGACGAGGACTGCATCAAGATCCTCGCTCAATGCAAGAAGGCCATTCCTTCCCGTAAGGAAGGAGGAAAGGTTATCATCATAGACATAGTGGTTGACCCTTCGAGCCCAATGCTGGAGACGCAGCTTATCATGGACGTGCTCATGATGGTGTGCACCAGAGGCCGGCAACGGGACGAAAATGACTGGAGCACCATCTTTGCCAAAGCAGGGTTTAGCGACTATAAGATTTTCAAGAAGCTGGGAGCTCGGGGTATCATCGAGGTCTATCCGTAA